CATTCCCTATCTGGCACCTGCCACCTGCACAAGTGGCCAGACTTTCGACTTCGCCTCTTCGAAGACCGCCCCGTTGTGATGGTAAGGGAGTTGCCTGTTTTTCGTGAAACTAAATCGGTCCGAAACATTGGCtgtgatgaaaaacaaataaataactaaCTTTCACCCCGGAGGCgacaagagagagaaaacgttACACCACGATCATGCGTACCGAGAGGCTTGAACGAAGGATATTACTTTACAGatgtagaaattattttaagagCATTAGCCCAGCATGTGTCTTTGCCAAAGCTTCGGATTATCCATCCATCGTCTTTCTACGACAAGCCCGTTCTCTGACGTTTATTCTCTTTCAGCGACAGGCCGTCGTTAGATGACATCCGATTTTACGTAAGAATGTTAATATTGCACTGTCCTGGCGtaacaaaaagaaaggaaaacatCGTCTGCCGTATATTCGTATGTGAATATAATTGTATCATTGAGAATTGGGGAAAAGGGGGGAAAGAGCAACATTATCGCCGTTTCGCCGATTGTTATTGATGTTTGGAATTCATAAACGATACCGTGATCTCGACCAGAAGCCtttactttgtatttttagaaaGCCGCGCGCCGTGAGCAGCACCCACGTCGAATGTAGATACCGTATAATGTTTACACGGCGGTGCGgtgcttcttttttctcatctcttcctcctccacctctacctcctcctcctcatccttgTACCACTAGGCTTCTTCATTTACCTAACATCTCTAGAATCCATCAACGCTCGCGATTTAGAAGCCGAAGATTTTTTAGAGCTATTCGAATATCCCTGGATAGTGTTGAGGATGCGGTTTCTCGGCAGAACATCGTCAGAACCGCTTTCGATAAAGCGATAGCCATCCCTCTATAACAGCGATGAACAGAACGTTAGTTATTTTTAGAACTGAGCGAAGATCAATGAACGATATCCTTTCCGATCCTATtgggaaaaaaaggagaaataGAATACCGCAGCATCTTCTCATCGAGAGATCGCGgagcagaatttttcaaattttcaaaccagaGTATCAAAGTGTAATATTCACAATATAATTACAACCACTGATCGAAAATTGTTGATTCATTaggacgaataaaaaaaattcgcccAAGATCTATATCCATCTACGTGAATGTGTTGGTAgaaatgaggttgaagttaataacgttactttaacgatgcatgttcagaaaaatcgttacttggACACTTGggattttctgaaattcagctagttaataatataaaagtcAACCCCTTGAAACTCGTTCTAAAattatagaataaaaattttttccgtcaTGTTTCGTTATGTTAACGTTACCAAGTTCAGCCTCCTTGGGAGGATAGATTGTACTCGTATATTTCATAAGAAGCTATTAAGCGTGCACCGCTGTTCATCCTCATCATAATCGACCTTCTCCAGTTTGGCGGGATCGGCCCCTTAGCATCGTTTACCAGACAGCGAATAATTGAAGTTAcatacgtatgcatgtatacataatcTGCGTATAAGACTCCCATACACGCATAGCGTACATGACGAATTCATCCCACGGATATAAAATGTTGTTATCGTTCCATTCGCGGAGCATGACGACTCGGCATTGCTATCAGCACCATTGTGTGCGTAGAGTTATAACACATGTCTTCCTGCATGAGTACGTAAGGACCTTGTGAATGAAACAATCTATTATTAGTCTCGAAAGCACAATACATCTCTGCTACGTGTGTGTTTGAACtattctcttctcttctcttctcttctcttctcttctcttctcttctcttctcttctcttctcttctcttctcttctcttctcttctcttctcttctcttctcttctcttctcttctcttctcttctcttctcttctcttctcttctcttctcttctcttctcttctcttctcttctcttctcttctcttctcttctcttctcttctcttctcttctcttctcttctcttctcttctcctctaACTATATGAATTCATCTAACGCACAACAACTCAAACGATTCGGTCTTCTTCTCATCTTAATTTCCTCCTTTCTATTATTACATCAATTTCCacatgttgaagaaaaattgaagcaaaaaaTTGCCTCCGGCTTTCCTTTCCCGAAGAAATTGATCaaatgtattttattgttgCTTCATTTGCGAGAAACTTTTGTACCTAACACACGTAATAACGGCGTTACAAGCGCATAATAATATTGTGCAGTATTCAGACGTAATAAATCTGAtagggggaggggaaaaaaatatttcggtaAATCGTCGCCTCGGCACGAGCTGTCGGTTTAAAATAGATgtacgtaaatatatatttttgcgTGACGTCATTATGAGCCTGATATGTGCTACAGCACCCACTACCAACCGCTAATACTCATTTATACACCTATATACCTTCCGTCGTTGCGTCAGCAAACCCGCCAACTAATCCCTGTCtgactattattatttacactCTGAAAATAAATCTCAGAGATATGTGTAATGTATACATGCAcgattatgtatatattcaatgataatttactttttcaccAATCGTTCGATCTTCTTCCTCTCAccaatatacgtatagtataGGTATGATACACCTATGgtgtaatgtataataaatgcaAATGTTTCGCCGCAGGAAACAGGAAAACAGAGCAACGACGAGGGATAAAATCAAGTTAGGTATAGGGGTAGGTACGTATTAATTAATCCGGATTCGAATCACCGATTGTCGTCTTTACGTATTGTTTTCCCGCGAAAGCCCGCATTATAATGTAAAACGTGTGAACATGCAGGTATACATGCGCGCATATGCAATTCGCAAGGTAACCCGAATAACCGGAAATAGACGATTAAATTGGCTCGGCGtgcgtcgtcgcagagtcaCGAACGAACGGCTATAACGCCTGGACAAACAAGGTTGAGGCCGTCATTTTTCCTATACATCCGCCATGCGTATGTACACATTAtaggcatatatatatatacgtataagatACGATTATAATGACACGTACGCCCCGAGCTTTCGTGCATAGATATGGAAGAATGGAAAAATGAATCAGACGGAGAGACGTAAACACCCGGAATCGATGGCGAACGGTtgtaagaaataattgaaaaaaatgtttaaactgATGCGAacgaatatgaaaatgaattctGACCCCAAAGGGGTCAAGGACCCAACGCGCCGCAGTTGAAGAGTCGTTGTTCGCCAGCTGGAAGAACGCCGGTGTGCCTCGTTCACTGCGTACATGCCGAACCTCGTTAAGAATTTTAATAGAAGGCGGCGTCAAATTCCAGGAAGGTGTGCCAAAAATGAGggacaaatttgtttttttaaataaaaacaaaaaatatacacgcacaaaagaaatgaaaaaaaccgaACTTACACACGTCACAATTTTCCCTAAATAATCACCCGATAAATGAGGCTAaatgaggggaaaaaagaatgCTGTACCTACTAATTTGGTTTCatcaacaaaaatatcgcGTTAATTGATTACGTAACGGAACTAGACGTGCTAATGCCTGTTATTCGCACTTCCTGTCTGAACTATGCCTGTACATAGCTATAtgtgcatattttttcttataaatgcCTGTTCCTTATTTTCATTAGCACACTTTGAAAACATTGTGAATATCCTGCAATACGCATGCGACGACTGTACATGCATGTCGCATGCTGGTACATCTACTGTACGATAATATGAAGAATTTATGCCTGtgcgaaatttattcaaagctAATTTCTACGGTGGTGTGTGTCGGGTGAAATTTTGGCAAATGTCTACCATCGAAGCAGCTGTTTTCTTTCAGGTAAGAACACTGGGTGGAAACTCGCAAAGATAACGAAAAGAAATGGAATCCAGATTAACACTAGAACTACCACACCAGTCAACACGACTGGTCtttaaaaatatgcaataATAGAATATGTTTACAtcaatttgtgaaattttttttattaccagGTATTTTTCAAAGACTCGTCATTATGACTGGATTTGGTAGAAATAGCTTCGTCTTAATTTCTAGTGTTAAAGTCTGACTTACCGCAACGCTGTCCTGAATCGAGGGAACACTGTCGAGGGTGGAACTACGCCGCTGAGCACTCTGGAGCCGCCTACGAGTCAAAAATCCGCGAACCCCTGTTTCCCGAAAAAGATAGCACAGGAGAAAATTAGTAGAGAGAAAATTGGAACAAGTATAATATGTGAGAGAAATGTAGGAGgcggtgaaaaataagaaaacattCCCTCTACTCACCGGCCTGAATTTTTGTCGCTGCGGAATTGAATGTGCTACTTTCTGTGGTACTTTCCTCACTCGCCGTTAACTCAGGTACATAAATATGGTACTCCATTCGCTCGCCGGATGTCCCGTCGTCGACGAGGATGTTCGTAACTACTTCCGCCTTCGGGGGATACGCGGCCACAGGTGCAGCCGAAACCGCGGGCGTCTTGATTCCCTCCGGAATCTGCAAGCTCTGAGATACCCATTTCGCGTCATCTGTTGTCTTTTCATTCATTCCTTCATGCTTCATTTTGGTTTCTCTGATGATCTGCAGTTCTTCCACGCCTGATCCTTCGATTTTCTCTTCCATTGTTTGCGCTTCATGTACCATTTCGTCTTCTTTTTTAGATTCTACTTTAGGCTGTTCTTTGGGTTCCTTTTTAATAGacttgtcgtcgtcgtctgtAGGCATTTTGTCAACCGTGTTAACCGGCACTTCTTCATTTATTTCCTCCACCTTTTCAATCGATTCTCCTCGTTCTTTTTCACGAATTCCTTCAACTATCTTTCTCTCACCTTTTTCAGACATTTCCTCAAGTTCCTTTTTCGTCAATTCTTCACGCGGTCCCTCAGGTTCGATTTTGTCCAGTTCCTTGGGTACTTCTTCAGGTTTACCTTTAGCAAGTTCTTCGTGTACTTCTTCAGGTTCGATTTTGTCCAGTTCTTCGTGTACTTCTTCAGGTTTACTTTTAGCAAGTTCTTGGTATACATCTTCCGGTTTACTTTCAGCCAGTTCTTCGTGTACTTCGTTAGTGATCCGTACAGTTACATTTGCCGATACCCTTTCAGGTACCGTTTGGGGCTTTTTATCCTTAACCACCTCGCTCTGAACTTCTGCAACCGCCGTTTTAATCACTTTTCCAGGTAAGTCTTCATGCAGTGTTACAGTTTCCTGTTCAGACAAgtttttcgccaatttttcaTGTACTTCTGCAGGTTCCTTCTGAGAAAATTCTTCACGTATTTCTACTGTCATGTCCGAAAGTTCTTTTCTAGCCCCTCGTTCAAGTACTACTTCAGATTGTTTTTTCACCCACTCTCCGTGTACTTTTTCGGATTCCTTTTCCAATACCTCTTCATCCACTTTTCCATGTTCAGTCTTAACAACATCTAGATCCACTAGCTCGACCATCTTCTCAGATATATTTTCAGGTGCCTTTTCAGCTTCCTTTTTGTCTACCGTTTCAGAAATTCGTCCAGCGACttcatccattttttcaactacTGCTGTGACCTTCTTTTCACCTCCCTCAATTCCCATTTTCAGAGTCGCCGAATTACTTTCACCGTCAATATCCGCAGATTTAAAACCGATAACATTGGCGTCCGGCTGGGTGATGTAGGCGACGACTTTGGTACAGGGATCTTCTCTTACGACAACGTTTTTCTGGACAATAGTATCTCCGAGAACGGACTCCTTATTCTCATCGGCCCCTTTAATAAGTGCAGAAGTTTCATTCTCGCCGGAAGGCGGCTGGCCAGCGTCGCTATCTTCTTCGGCAGTCGGATCGTCCGAAAGTTGAAACGACGAAACGGTAATATCCTGGAGTGAGTCTAAATTGAGCTCTGGAACGTGTGGCATCGAGCCATGGCACTGGGGGACCAAGCTGTACAAATTCTTACCATCGTCCTCAGCCGGCTGATCGGTAATCGTGGTTTCCTTCACCTCGTTCGACGACTCCGAGTTTCTGGGGCCAATATTCACCGCGCAAGAAGGCGAGGTCACCGACGATTCGGGCGCTGTTATTCCACCGTCGTCGGATATTGTAGTCTCCTTCACCTCGTCCGTCGACTCGGTGGTCGTCGAGTCCGTGATGTTTCGCTGAAGCAGGCCAAGAGCCGACGTTATGGTAGGCGACGTCGTCCTCCAGAGTCCTTCGACCTCGGCACGATTCTCTGTCTCAACTCTGGAACTTTCCAGAGATCCGTTATCCCGGTTTTCAGACGACCGCCCCGCCTCTTCGTCGACCAGACCGTGGCTTCCATCCTCGGGAATGGATTTCTTTGTGTATTCCATAATTGCAACGGTCTCCCGGTTTTCAGAAGCATCATCGATCTCCTCCGTCTCGGCTATGTCGACGAGAGTTGGAGTCACGGCGTTCATGGGAGCGGTAACGACGCTTCCTGCCCCCACAGAATTCGTCACTTCTTTATCGTCTTCTTCTCTAATCAGGTCGAGATCCTGCCTGGGTATAATTACCTCATTGCTCGTCTTCAATCCTCGAATAAAATCAACGTCTGTGTGAGGTGACCCCACGATTGTCGCCTCCTGGTGAACGATCTCCCCGAAATTATCAAGGATATTTCGCAGCGATATTTCACGACTCTCTTCGGTGTCTTGGCTGGTTTTTGAACGGCCGTCCTGCTCCTCGATTACGATTTCAAGTGTCTCCGACGACGGCGTGTCCGTCTGTCTATCGGGGATCACCACCGTCGTTACTGAGTCCGGTATTTCATAGGGCGATCCTTCGGTAAGGACGTAGGAATTCCCCAACGAGTCTGGTGTCCCCGAAGGCAGCTGTTGCCCATCCGATTTTGCATCTGGTGTCTTACTCTCGTTTGTATGCTTATCAGATTTTTCCTCACGATCTTCACCGGCGTTCGTCGAACTTTCTGTATTCTGACCTAAACCTGGTGTTGAGCGATTCACTTCCACTTCGGCGACGAATACTTTGATTGTGTCCGCTTCACTTGTGGTTGTAACGTACTCGGTTGGTATCTCGAGAATAAACGGAGTCTTCGGAACGGAATTCCTTGTCGTCACTGGATCGTTTGGGTTCTCAAATCCGTCGCCATGATGGGCAGTGCCTATTTGgtcaagtttttcttctttcccaGCGAGATCGAGGAGGTTTCTCAACCGTTCGGA
This region of Neodiprion fabricii isolate iyNeoFabr1 chromosome 7, iyNeoFabr1.1, whole genome shotgun sequence genomic DNA includes:
- the LOC124186753 gene encoding uncharacterized protein LOC124186753 isoform X2; the protein is MGTAKRDLRTSGDLVMAPRVPHGLAAAVEGLTREVIRHRPEDIYVFAAQHFEELLKLRDGYGAVGSLPGRSGNTAALREINESLKKRSGTDAQSPGGKSMRERSGWSMNETARVLERHRSIFGDKGRKVSTEEVRALGNEKENKVSRGDDAGVDTFPVSQKRRGSSERFVKRRVPRDADVASDNKSKSDLNGNPKIISQIPTLTGTGNLLAKDIKSELRKNRNSSRDSRSTREVGSRHPGGSKKTLMRSSREKSLDKFVQREKEDDKDDLTSVVKKETNATDNQKQKSDAKALSRSLAKIPRTLSMDRVRGFVLDKFRSSESLEELRSTNYVDRVQEVIDDAAPSILRRVREMSARSSVGQISSRGYESVDESTSTSTRSDKSNQTDDVRSRSAMSATRRSRKSTRRRSRSKSEKTSAGADSLEGIETLVSESEPVKQETKSEIAEGTKSVESRGSLKGLAISKEEERIGSAKRSTGNGESDASNHPDGARKASVGSPSVSLPAVRPPSSKNTSRSVSRTDSDNLVLPPIPPELPRSPKKCEELVLPSLQASVRIPEPKGGPLDLRTIDGDPSALIDAVEVELILPDAPTDEIFKDSLNVTPDIGENASPRPDSLEPDEHGDNIAELKSKLNEVGTFGADQASVGITERLREIEETEKKIENILTAEPSRSSMDNAGAASVKEKLVEIQEPEERLRNAINSGAKRETQKIQGVTIDVGVKEKLIEIQEAEKRIEKILQPEDQDTRNSDVYVGVKEKLVEVEKAEKRIDEILRSELRDIHKEESCADVKEKPIEVKNTEINVEETLQRETQEILRSRSEAGTKEKFMEIDETEKRIEKILHPEIQETRDDGNNAETKEKPAAIENTVIIIETPSDSACRVIPRTGVDAGIREKLMEIEATEQRIEKILHPKAHVAEKEKSDCEVKAEPVMNTEATCSEDQKIQESRTKPAEFMKEKLMEVEEASERLRNLLDLAGKEEKLDQIGTAHHGDGFENPNDPVTTRNSVPKTPFILEIPTEYVTTTSEADTIKVFVAEVEVNRSTPGLGQNTESSTNAGEDREEKSDKHTNESKTPDAKSDGQQLPSGTPDSLGNSYVLTEGSPYEIPDSVTTVVIPDRQTDTPSSETLEIVIEEQDGRSKTSQDTEESREISLRNILDNFGEIVHQEATIVGSPHTDVDFIRGLKTSNEVIIPRQDLDLIREEDDKEVTNSVGAGSVVTAPMNAVTPTLVDIAETEEIDDASENRETVAIMEYTKKSIPEDGSHGLVDEEAGRSSENRDNGSLESSRVETENRAEVEGLWRTTSPTITSALGLLQRNITDSTTTESTDEVKETTISDDGGITAPESSVTSPSCAVNIGPRNSESSNEVKETTITDQPAEDDGKNLYSLVPQCHGSMPHVPELNLDSLQDITVSSFQLSDDPTAEEDSDAGQPPSGENETSALIKGADENKESVLGDTIVQKNVVVREDPCTKVVAYITQPDANVIGFKSADIDGESNSATLKMGIEGGEKKVTAVVEKMDEVAGRISETVDKKEAEKAPENISEKMVELVDLDVVKTEHGKVDEEVLEKESEKVHGEWVKKQSEVVLERGARKELSDMTVEIREEFSQKEPAEVHEKLAKNLSEQETVTLHEDLPGKVIKTAVAEVQSEVVKDKKPQTVPERVSANVTVRITNEVHEELAESKPEDVYQELAKSKPEEVHEELDKIEPEEVHEELAKGKPEEVPKELDKIEPEGPREELTKKELEEMSEKGERKIVEGIREKERGESIEKVEEINEEVPVNTVDKMPTDDDDKSIKKEPKEQPKVESKKEDEMVHEAQTMEEKIEGSGVEELQIIRETKMKHEGMNEKTTDDAKWVSQSLQIPEGIKTPAVSAAPVAAYPPKAEVVTNILVDDGTSGERMEYHIYVPELTASEESTTESSTFNSAATKIQAGVRGFLTRRRLQSAQRRSSTLDSVPSIQDSVARDGYRFIESGSDDVLPRNRILNTIQGYSNSSKKSSASKSRALMDSRDVR
- the LOC124186753 gene encoding uncharacterized protein LOC124186753 isoform X6 produces the protein MGTAKRDLRTSGDLVMAPRVPHGLAAAVEGLTREVIRHRPEDIYVFAAQHFEELLKLRDGYGAVGSLPGRSGNTAALREINESLKKRSGTDAQSPGGKSMRERSGWSMNETARVLERHRSIFGDKGRKVSTEEVRALGNEKENKVSRGDDAGVDTFPVSQKRRGSSERFVKRRVPRDADVASDNKSKSDLNGNPKIISQIPTLTGTGNLLAKDIKSELRKNRNSSRDSRSTREVGSRHPGGSKKTLMRSSREKSLDKFVQREKEDDKDDLTSVVKKETNATDNQKQKSDAKALSRSLAKIPRTLSMDRVRGFVLDKFRSSESLEELRSTNYVDRVQEVIDDAAPSILRRVREMSARSSVGQISSRGYESVDESTSTSTRSDKSNQTDDVRSRSAMSATRRSRKSTRRRSRSKSEKTSAGADSLEGIETLVSESEPVKQETKSEIAEGTKSVESRGSLKGLAISKEEERIGSAKRSTGNGESDASNHPDGARKASVGSPSVSLPAVRPPSSKNTSRSVSRTDSDNLVLPPIPPELPRSPKKCEELVLPSLQASVRIPEPKGGPLDLRTIDGDPSALIDAVEVELILPDAPTDEIFKDSLNVTPDIGENASPRPDSLEPDEHGDNIAELKSKLNEVGTFGADQASVGITERLREIEETEKKIENILTAEPSRSSMDNAGAASVKEKLVEIQEPEERLRNAINSGAKRETQKIQGVTIDVGVKEKLIEIQEAEKRIEKILQPEDQDTRNSDVYVGVKEKLVEVEKAEKRIDEILRSELRDIHKEESCADVKEKPIEVKNTEINVEETLQRETQEILRSRSEAGTKEKFMEIDETEKRIEKILHPEIQETRDDGNNAETKEKPAAIENTVIIIETPSDSACRVIPRTGVDAGIREKLMEIEATEQRIEKILHPKAHVAEKEKSDCEVKAEPVMNTEATCSEDQKIQESRTKPAEFMKEKLMEVEEASERLRNLLDLAGKEEKLDQIGTAHHGDGFENPNDPVTTRNSVPKTPFILEIPTEYVTTTSEADTIKVFVAEVEVNRSTPGLGQNTESSTNAGEDREEKSDKHTNESKTPDAKSDGQQLPSGTPDSLGNSYVLTEGSPYEIPDSVTTVVIPDRQTDTPSSETLEIVIEEQDGRSKTSQDTEESREISLRNILDNFGEIVHQEATIVGSPHTDVDFIRGLKTSNEVIIPRQDLDLIREEDDKEVTNSVGAGSVVTAPMNAVTPTLVDIAETEEIDDASENRETVAIMEYTKKSIPEDGSHGLVDEEAGRSSENRDNGSLESSRVETENRAEVEGLWRTTSPTITSALGLLQRNITDSTTTESTDEVKETTISDDGGITAPESSVTSPSCAVNIGPRNSESSNEVKETTITDQPAEDDGKNLYSLVPQCHGSMPHVPELNLDSLQDITVSSFQLSDDPTAEEDSDAGQPPSGENETSALIKGADENKESVLGDTIVQKNVVVREDPCTKVVAYITQPDANVIGFKSADIDGESNSATLKMGIEGGEKKVTAVVEKMDEVAGRISETVDKKEAEKAPENISEKMVELVDLDVVKTEHGKVDEEVLEKESEKVHGEWVKKQSEVVLERGARKELSDMTVEIREEFSQKEPAEVHEKLAKNLSEQETVTLHEDLPGKVIKTAVAEVQSEVVKDKKPQTVPERVSANVTVRITNEVHEELAESKPEDVYQELAKSKPEEVHEELDKIEPEEVHEELAKGKPEEVPKELDKIEPEGPREELTKKELEEMSEKGERKIVEGIREKERGESIEKVEEINEEVPVNTVDKMPTDDDDKSIKKEPKEQPKVESKKEDEMVHEAQTMEEKIEGSGVEELQIIRETKMKHEGMNEKTTDDAKWVSQSLQIPEGIKTPAVSAAPVAAYPPKAEVVTNILVDDGTSGERMEYHIYVPELTASEESTTESSTFNSAATKIQAGVRGFLTRRRLQSAQRRSSTLDSVPSIQDSVA
- the LOC124186753 gene encoding uncharacterized protein LOC124186753 isoform X4 is translated as MGTAKRDLRTSGDLVMAPRVPHGLAAAVEGLTREVIRHRPEDIYVFAAQHFEELLKLRDGYGAVGSLPGRSGNTAALREINESLKKRSGTDAQSPGGKSMRERSGWSMNETARVLERHRSIFGDKGRKVSTEEVRALGNEKENKVSRGDDAGVDTFPVSQKRRGSSERFVKRRVPRDADVASDNKSKSDLNGNPKIISQIPTLTGTGNLLAKDIKSELRKNRNSSRDSRSTREVGSRHPGGSKKTLMRSSREKSLDKFVQREKEDDKDDLTSVVKKETNATDNQKQKSDAKALSRSLAKIPRTLSMDRVRGFVLDKFRSSESLEELRSTNYVDRVQEVIDDAAPSILRRVREMSARSSVGQISSRGYESVDESTSTSTRSDKSNQTDDVRSRSAMSATRRSRKSTRRRSRSKSEKTSAGADSLEGIETLVSESEPVKQETKSEIAEGTKSVESRGSLKGLAISKEEERIGSAKRSTGNGESDASNHPDGARKASVGSPSVSLPAVRPPSSKNTSRSVSRTDSDNLVLPPIPPELPRSPKKCEELVLPSLQASVRIPEPKGGPLDLRTIDGDPSALIDAVEVELILPDAPTDEIFKDSLNVTPDIGENASPRPDSLEPDEHGDNIAELKSKLNEVGTFGADQASVGITERLREIEETEKKIENILTAEPSRSSMDNAGAASVKEKLVEIQEPEERLRNAINSGAKRETQKIQGVTIDVGVKEKLIEIQEAEKRIEKILQPEDQDTRNSDVYVGVKEKLVEVEKAEKRIDEILRSELRDIHKEESCADVKEKPIEVKNTEINVEETLQRETQEILRSRSEAGTKEKFMEIDETEKRIEKILHPEIQETRDDGNNAETKEKPAAIENTVIIIETPSDSACRVIPRTGVDAGIREKLMEIEATEQRIEKILHPKAHVAEKEKSDCEVKAEPVMNTEATCSEDQKIQESRTKPAEFMKEKLMEVEEASERLRNLLDLAGKEEKLDQIGTAHHGDGFENPNDPVTTRNSVPKTPFILEIPTEYVTTTSEADTIKVFVAEVEVNRSTPGLGQNTESSTNAGEDREEKSDKHTNESKTPDAKSDGQQLPSGTPDSLGNSYVLTEGSPYEIPDSVTTVVIPDRQTDTPSSETLEIVIEEQDGRSKTSQDTEESREISLRNILDNFGEIVHQEATIVGSPHTDVDFIRGLKTSNEVIIPRQDLDLIREEDDKEVTNSVGAGSVVTAPMNAVTPTLVDIAETEEIDDASENRETVAIMEYTKKSIPEDGSHGLVDEEAGRSSENRDNGSLESSRVETENRAEVEGLWRTTSPTITSALGLLQRNITDSTTTESTDEVKETTISDDGGITAPESSVTSPSCAVNIGPRNSESSNEVKETTITDQPAEDDGKNLYSLVPQCHGSMPHVPELNLDSLQDITVSSFQLSDDPTAEEDSDAGQPPSGENETSALIKGADENKESVLGDTIVQKNVVVREDPCTKVVAYITQPDANVIGFKSADIDGESNSATLKMGIEGGEKKVTAVVEKMDEVAGRISETVDKKEAEKAPENISEKMVELVDLDVVKTEHGKVDEEVLEKESEKVHGEWVKKQSEVVLERGARKELSDMTVEIREEFSQKEPAEVHEKLAKNLSEQETVTLHEDLPGKVIKTAVAEVQSEVVKDKKPQTVPERVSANVTVRITNEVHEELAESKPEDVYQELAKSKPEEVHEELDKIEPEEVHEELAKGKPEEVPKELDKIEPEGPREELTKKELEEMSEKGERKIVEGIREKERGESIEKVEEINEEVPVNTVDKMPTDDDDKSIKKEPKEQPKVESKKEDEMVHEAQTMEEKIEGSGVEELQIIRETKMKHEGMNEKTTDDAKWVSQSLQIPEGIKTPAVSAAPVAAYPPKAEVVTNILVDDGTSGERMEYHIYVPELTASEESTTESSTFNSAATKIQAGVRGFLTRRRLQSAQRRSSTLDSVPSIQDSVACKLQFR
- the LOC124186753 gene encoding uncharacterized protein LOC124186753 isoform X5, whose protein sequence is MGTAKRDLRTSGDLVMAPRVPHGLAAAVEGLTREVIRHRPEDIYVFAAQHFEELLKLRDGYGAVGSLPGRSGNTAALREINESLKKRSGTDAQSPGGKSMRERSGWSMNETARVLERHRSIFGDKGRKVSTEEVRALGNEKENKVSRGDDAGVDTFPVSQKRRGSSERFVKRRVPRDADVASDNKSKSDLNGNPKIISQIPTLTGTGNLLAKDIKSELRKNRNSSRDSRSTREVGSRHPGGSKKTLMRSSREKSLDKFVQREKEDDKDDLTSVVKKETNATDNQKQKSDAKALSRSLAKIPRTLSMDRVRGFVLDKFRSSESLEELRSTNYVDRVQEVIDDAAPSILRRVREMSARSSVGQISSRGYESVDESTSTSTRSDKSNQTDDVRSRSAMSATRRSRKSTRRRSRSKSEKTSAGADSLEGIETLVSESEPVKQETKSEIAEGTKSVESRGSLKGLAISKEEERIGSAKRSTGNGESDASNHPDGARKASVGSPSVSLPAVRPPSSKNTSRSVSRTDSDNLVLPPIPPELPRSPKKCEELVLPSLQASVRIPEPKGGPLDLRTIDGDPSALIDAVEVELILPDAPTDEIFKDSLNVTPDIGENASPRPDSLEPDEHGDNIAELKSKLNEVGTFGADQASVGITERLREIEETEKKIENILTAEPSRSSMDNAGAASVKEKLVEIQEPEERLRNAINSGAKRETQKIQGVTIDVGVKEKLIEIQEAEKRIEKILQPEDQDTRNSDVYVGVKEKLVEVEKAEKRIDEILRSELRDIHKEESCADVKEKPIEVKNTEINVEETLQRETQEILRSRSEAGTKEKFMEIDETEKRIEKILHPEIQETRDDGNNAETKEKPAAIENTVIIIETPSDSACRVIPRTGVDAGIREKLMEIEATEQRIEKILHPKAHVAEKEKSDCEVKAEPVMNTEATCSEDQKIQESRTKPAEFMKEKLMEVEEASERLRNLLDLAGKEEKLDQIGTAHHGDGFENPNDPVTTRNSVPKTPFILEIPTEYVTTTSEADTIKVFVAEVEVNRSTPGLGQNTESSTNAGEDREEKSDKHTNESKTPDAKSDGQQLPSGTPDSLGNSYVLTEGSPYEIPDSVTTVVIPDRQTDTPSSETLEIVIEEQDGRSKTSQDTEESREISLRNILDNFGEIVHQEATIVGSPHTDVDFIRGLKTSNEVIIPRQDLDLIREEDDKEVTNSVGAGSVVTAPMNAVTPTLVDIAETEEIDDASENRETVAIMEYTKKSIPEDGSHGLVDEEAGRSSENRDNGSLESSRVETENRAEVEGLWRTTSPTITSALGLLQRNITDSTTTESTDEVKETTISDDGGITAPESSVTSPSCAVNIGPRNSESSNEVKETTITDQPAEDDGKNLYSLVPQCHGSMPHVPELNLDSLQDITVSSFQLSDDPTAEEDSDAGQPPSGENETSALIKGADENKESVLGDTIVQKNVVVREDPCTKVVAYITQPDANVIGFKSADIDGESNSATLKMGIEGGEKKVTAVVEKMDEVAGRISETVDKKEAEKAPENISEKMVELVDLDVVKTEHGKVDEEVLEKESEKVHGEWVKKQSEVVLERGARKELSDMTVEIREEFSQKEPAEVHEKLAKNLSEQETVTLHEDLPGKVIKTAVAEVQSEVVKDKKPQTVPERVSANVTVRITNEVHEELAESKPEDVYQELAKSKPEEVHEELDKIEPEEVHEELAKGKPEEVPKELDKIEPEGPREELTKKELEEMSEKGERKIVEGIREKERGESIEKVEEINEEVPVNTVDKMPTDDDDKSIKKEPKEQPKVESKKEDEMVHEAQTMEEKIEGSGVEELQIIRETKMKHEGMNEKTTDDAKWVSQSLQIPEGIKTPAVSAAPVAAYPPKAEVVTNILVDDGTSGERMEYHIYVPELTASEESTTESSTFNSAATKIQAGVRGFLTRRRLQSAQRRSSTLDSVPSIQDSVA